In the genome of Bombus affinis isolate iyBomAffi1 chromosome 7, iyBomAffi1.2, whole genome shotgun sequence, one region contains:
- the LOC126918571 gene encoding larval cuticle protein LCP-17-like: protein MRERSSHLARFRQGYINASIRLALYNQKTTPINMNALSCAVLAIVAVSALAAPVDNNTPVSILAYTADGPNPDGSYAFNYETGNGIKAQEQGQLKQLNATNSAIVVQGSYSYSDADGIPVALSYVADENGFQPQGEHLPTPHPIPAGILKALEYIAAHPEQDNAR, encoded by the exons ATGAGAGAGAGGTCCTCGCACCTTGCAAGGTTTCGGCAGGGCTATATAAACGCGTCCATTAGACTAGCTCTTTACAACCAGAAAACAACTCCGATCAACATGAACGCTTTG TCTTGCGCTGTTCTCGCCATCGTCGCGGTTTCCGCGTTGGCCGCGCCAGTGGACAATAACACACCGGTTTCGATCCTGGCGTACACCGCCGATGGACCCAACCCAGACGGCTCGTACGCCTTCAACTACGAGACTGGAAATGGCATCAAGGCACAGGAACAGGGTCAACTAAAACAACTTAACGCCACGAATTCGGCGATCGTCGTTCAAGGATCCTACAGTTATTCGGATGCTGACGGGATTCCTGTTGCCTTGAGCTACGTCGCCGACGAGAATGGTTTCCAGCCACAGGGTGAACACCTTCCAACCCCTCATCCGATCCCAGCTGGAATTCTGAAAGCTCTGGAATACATCGCCGCACACCCCGAACAAGACAATGCACGCTGA